A genomic window from Planctomycetia bacterium includes:
- a CDS encoding aldehyde dehydrogenase family protein: MRSWPNQLFINGEWVDSASGKTWSVVNPATGETLTEVALADAVDVDRAVGAARRAFEGGEWPQMDPLHRGRLLFRLAERIRASLDDLAMTDTLNIGKPIRDTLGWDAPVSADLFETYAGLPDKIAGKCYGTFSDSMTMQIREPMGVIAAIVPWNYPVTNAAIKLAPILACGNTVVLKPSEVSPLSALMLAQMAHEVGFPRGVINVIHGTGADAGAALVRHPGVDKIAFTGRHQTGAQMLEAAKQGMKGVLMELGGKTPSLVFPDAPLENVVNGVITGIFVNLGQVCVAGSRLLVHESQHDELLERIIAKAKGLRQGDPTDPATQLGCLATPQHCQSVQQRVEQGKQEGATCVLSGRAPKSPTDCFFAPTIFDQVTPNMTLAREEVFGPVLSVMTYRTEAEAVSIANDCDFGLMANVWTSDGTRALRVARQLKAGKISINGGGAFRASSPVFGYKLSGFGTELGFDEAANEYCNSKTILYSLSTEKSPWPE, encoded by the coding sequence ATGCGATCGTGGCCGAATCAGCTATTCATCAACGGCGAATGGGTTGATAGTGCCTCCGGCAAAACCTGGAGCGTCGTGAATCCAGCAACGGGCGAGACGCTGACGGAGGTGGCTCTCGCCGATGCCGTCGACGTCGACCGAGCGGTCGGGGCGGCGCGCAGGGCCTTTGAAGGGGGTGAATGGCCGCAGATGGACCCGCTGCACCGCGGTCGGTTGTTGTTCCGCCTCGCGGAACGGATTCGCGCTTCGCTCGACGACCTGGCTATGACCGATACGCTGAATATCGGTAAGCCTATTCGCGACACGCTGGGTTGGGATGCTCCCGTTTCGGCGGATCTGTTCGAGACTTACGCCGGTCTGCCCGACAAGATCGCCGGGAAGTGCTACGGCACGTTCTCGGACAGCATGACGATGCAGATTCGCGAGCCGATGGGGGTGATCGCCGCGATCGTTCCGTGGAACTATCCGGTCACGAATGCCGCGATCAAGCTCGCCCCGATCCTTGCCTGCGGCAACACGGTCGTGCTGAAGCCGTCGGAAGTTTCACCCCTTTCGGCATTGATGCTAGCGCAGATGGCTCACGAGGTGGGCTTTCCGCGCGGCGTGATCAATGTGATCCACGGCACGGGCGCGGATGCCGGCGCGGCGCTTGTCAGACATCCGGGAGTCGACAAAATCGCCTTCACCGGGCGCCATCAGACCGGCGCTCAGATGCTCGAAGCGGCGAAGCAAGGGATGAAGGGGGTCTTGATGGAGCTCGGCGGCAAGACGCCAAGCCTCGTGTTTCCGGACGCGCCCCTGGAGAACGTCGTCAATGGCGTGATCACCGGGATCTTCGTCAATCTCGGTCAGGTCTGCGTCGCCGGTTCCCGACTGCTCGTGCATGAAAGCCAGCACGATGAACTACTCGAGCGAATCATCGCCAAGGCGAAGGGGTTGCGCCAGGGCGACCCGACCGATCCGGCGACACAGCTCGGCTGCTTAGCGACGCCCCAGCATTGTCAGTCGGTGCAACAACGCGTCGAACAGGGGAAACAAGAAGGTGCGACGTGCGTCCTCTCCGGACGAGCTCCGAAATCACCGACCGACTGCTTCTTCGCTCCGACGATCTTCGACCAAGTGACGCCGAATATGACGCTCGCGCGCGAAGAAGTCTTCGGACCCGTGCTGAGCGTAATGACCTATCGCACGGAAGCCGAGGCGGTGAGCATTGCCAACGATTGCGATTTCGGCTTGATGGCGAACGTATGGACGTCGGACGGCACGCGGGCCCTGCGAGTTGCGCGGCAGCTCAAGGCCGGCAAGATCTCGATCAACGGCGGCGGCGCGTTTCGGGCCAGCTCTCCGGTTTTCGGTTACAAGCTGAGCGGCTTCGGAACCGAGCTCGGCTTCGACGAAGCCGCGAATGAGTACTGTAACTCCAAGACGATCCTGTACTCGTTGTCGACCGAAAAGTCGCCTTGGCCTGAGTGA